Genomic DNA from Fimbriimonas ginsengisoli Gsoil 348:
ATTCCGCTCGGTTTACCTCTCTTCAGGAGCAAGATCGAACAAACTTCGGGCGCGAGCACGTGATATTGTTGTTGTGAAGGGAGGATAGGAATAAATCATGAAGAATCAGAGGATTTTCACGGTCATCGCATTGGTTGCAGTTGCGGCGTGCGCTTCGGCGGAGGACGCCAAAAAGGCGATGCAAGGGATGGCCGCCGCATTCGATAAGGCGGTCATGGCAAAGGATCTGTCGTGGTTCGAGAAGACGGCGGCTCCGGACTACCACGAGATTGGTTTGAACGGCAGCCACATGGATCGGAAAGGCTCCATCGACACGATGAAGCAGATGTTCCAGATGATGACGGTCAAGAGCATTAAGAGCAAGATCGTCAGCGTGAAGCAGACCGGCAATACGATCAAAGCGGTTTGCGACACTAAGATGTCCGGCGAGATGATGGCGCCGAAGGCCAAGAAGCCGATGGTAATGAAGTCGAGCATGCGCTACCAAGAGCTGTGGAAGAAAGAGGGCGGCGCTTGGAAGATCCACGAGTTGAAGTCGATCACCGAGAACACGACCATCGACGGCAAGAAAGTTAAGGGCGGTATGTAGATCCGTGGGCTTTGCGCCTTTGCGAAAAATCTCTCTTTCCCGGAGTTTCTCGCAAAGGCGCGAAGACGCAAAGGAGTCTCAACGGGGCGTTGCGGATTTCTTAAACGTCGGACGAGATTGGAGCCCCAGCGGGTGGATTGGAGGGTGCGTCGTCGTGCCATAATCAACTGAAAAGCCAAGGAGCCCCAATGCCCGCTTTTCGCGAAGGTCTTAGCTTCGACGACGTTCTTCTACTTCCTAAAGAAACTCAAGTTCTGCCGAGTGAGGTCGATCTTTCGACCCCTTTTCTTCCCGGCATCACCCTGAAAGTTCCGATCGTGTCCGCCCCGATGGACACCGTCACCGACGCCCGACTGGCTATCGCCATTGCCCGTGAGGGTGGAGTGGGCGTCCTGCATCGGAACATGACGATCGAGCAGCAGGCCTCCGCCGTGGATCGCGTGAAACGGTCCGAAAGCGGGGTCATCACCAAGCCGTTCAAGCTCGAGGCGGACAAAACGATCCAGGACGCCATGGATCTTATGGAGCGATTCCATATCTCCGGCGTACCGATCGTCTCCACCGACGGCCGCCTAGTGGGGATATTGACGAACCGGGATATCCGGTTCGAAACCGACTATTCCAAGCCGATCTCCTCGAGAATGACATCGAAGGGATTGATCACCGCCTCGGTGGGGACTACCCTCGAACAGGCCCAGGAAATGCTGGCCGAACATCGGATCGAGAAGCTGCCTCTGATCGACGATGAGGGTCAGTTAAAAGGTCTAATCACCATTAAAGATATCCTCAAAGTCGCACGTCATCCGCAGGCGACGAAGGATCGAAAGGGACGTTTGATCGTGGGCGCCGCAATCGGATCGCTTCGTCAGTCCTATGAGCGCGCCAAGGCGCTTCATGACGCGGGCGCCGACTTCATTGTCATCGACGCCGCCCATGGCCACTCGGCCGGGGTGATGAACTGCCTCAAGATGCTCAAGGAACGGTTGCCAGACCTTAAGGTAATCGCCGGCAATGTGGCGACCAAGGAGGGGGTTCGGGCGTTGGCTCAACTCGGGGCGGACGGTTTACGAATCGGCATCGGGGCGGGTTCTATCTGCACGACACGCGTCGTGGCGGGCGT
This window encodes:
- a CDS encoding nuclear transport factor 2 family protein; the encoded protein is MKNQRIFTVIALVAVAACASAEDAKKAMQGMAAAFDKAVMAKDLSWFEKTAAPDYHEIGLNGSHMDRKGSIDTMKQMFQMMTVKSIKSKIVSVKQTGNTIKAVCDTKMSGEMMAPKAKKPMVMKSSMRYQELWKKEGGAWKIHELKSITENTTIDGKKVKGGM
- the guaB gene encoding IMP dehydrogenase, giving the protein MPAFREGLSFDDVLLLPKETQVLPSEVDLSTPFLPGITLKVPIVSAPMDTVTDARLAIAIAREGGVGVLHRNMTIEQQASAVDRVKRSESGVITKPFKLEADKTIQDAMDLMERFHISGVPIVSTDGRLVGILTNRDIRFETDYSKPISSRMTSKGLITASVGTTLEQAQEMLAEHRIEKLPLIDDEGQLKGLITIKDILKVARHPQATKDRKGRLIVGAAIGSLRQSYERAKALHDAGADFIVIDAAHGHSAGVMNCLKMLKERLPDLKVIAGNVATKEGVRALAQLGADGLRIGIGAGSICTTRVVAGVGVPQFTSVMDCAEEANRLGVPTIADGGIRSSGDVVKCLAAGAGSVMMGNMFAGCEESPGEVEIFRNRAYKVYRGMGSVGAMRQGSSDRYMQVKEAGGVIVPEGVEGRVPFKGSLADTMNQLVGGLRSGMGYVGAESLEELRNRAEFLKITNAALRESHPHDVQITKEPPNYTSPYSTSDSE